In Aegilops tauschii subsp. strangulata cultivar AL8/78 chromosome 3, Aet v6.0, whole genome shotgun sequence, one genomic interval encodes:
- the LOC109735321 gene encoding fatty acid elongase 3-like, whose amino-acid sequence MAALVGDVAYWLAEHPDIVGFRWSPSGLWFSTWAFLLGFLATYVSLCLAADGLLRRRKPLPLGPLPPAHALLMAAVSATIFAGTLLSAVAEIRDTRWSWRGRSRTTPLRWLLCFPPWARARAARRARSDTVGGFLQKKCHVRS is encoded by the coding sequence ATGGCCGCGCTCGTCGGCGACGTCGCCTACTGGCTGGCGGAGCACCCGGACATCGTCGGCTTCCGCTGGAGCCCCTCTGGCCTCTGGTTCTCCACCTGGGCCTTCCTCCTCGGCTTCCTCGCCACCTACGTGTCCCTCTGCCTCGCCGCCGAcgggctcctccgccgccggaAGCCGCTCCCTCTCGGGCCCCTCCCCCCCGCGCACGCGCTCCTCATGGCCGCCGTCTCGGCCACCATCTTCGCCGGCACGCTGCTGTCGGCGGTGGCGGAGATTCGGGACACGCGCTGGTCGTGGCGGGGCCGGAGCCGGACCACGCCGCTCCGGTGGCTCCTCTGCTTCCCGCCgtgggcgagggcgagggcggcgaggcgggcgcGGAGCGACACCGTGGGGGGGTTTCTGCAAAAAAAATGCCACGTCAGGAGCTGA